The genomic window AATGTAACGTTTGTCCATTATAATAGTCCGAAAAAGAAACAGACTGAGTAGCCACGATTACACAGAACAGGAGCGAGTATCACCGGAAGAGCACCCAAAAACAGAAAACTCGAAACGACACGTACCTATAGATTTCCAAAGTAGGATCACACGAGGCGATCAATGAGGCGACGAGGGTTTCCTGCACGCCGCCGGTGGCGCcgccggttccctctctctccgtcggcCGCTCCGGCCGCAGGAGGGAGGGGAAACCTCGGGTCTGTCCGCTAGGtgtgtgtggtagggttagggttgagggtgacgctgccgaggccgttgcggtggtgtcgcgTCGGGATAAGTTTCTTCGGGCTCCTTTTGCGGTCAAGCGAGGCTTTggccttcgtctaggagccagtGGGGTGggggatccccggatctcgtcgaggtcgcgggctatggtgACTGGAGGTCCATTGGCACTGGCCGTTTGGGCCTTAGATGGGCGATGGATGCAGGGAGACGAAGACCCTTCTTCTTTCTTGTCGGTATGATTTGCTGCtgttgttcttctccttcctctgcactGATGCTGGAGGAAGATTCTGCTTTGCCCGGGCGGATGGCCCGGCCGTggtgctggaccggtcggatgactcgagttctcttccttccggaagggacatttttcgcggtactcaaagccaaagatggcgacggctgttgcaggtgtgttggattgatgtccatgccctctcagcgctggtgtcaagaaaggaggaagcagcgtCGCGGCAATTGTTccgtggtcgaagatgatgacctgcttGCGCCTGGTTGCAGATCTTTGTGttgcaggggtcttctctcaagatataAGGATGATGACAAGAGCTCCGGAGATCTTTTTTTGTTCTGGTTGTCTTAGGGTACTCTAGGTGTTTATGGTCCTTTGTGTTTGAgtttcagtgtgcttgtaagggTCAACTATTTTGTATTGTTTCGTGATTTGAATGCAAAaaattctcaaaagaaaaaaaggcTAAGCTGAGACATGCGTGGAATGGGCCGAGTAGTGCATGGACCGCCGCACGTACGTGAGTATTTGACACACATGCCCACACAAATGCTGTGCATCTCACTCACGTGCGTAGGTAGATGGTGCCCCGTTAGAGATCGAGCGAAGAGAGCGTGCAAGTGGTTTCGGTACCTTCTAGAAGGTTCATGAGTACCCTAAAAAAAAGAAGGTTCATTTTTTTAGGGGTTCATGAGTTGTTTTATTGCCTGGGTTTTTATTTTTTgtatgttttctttttcttttcttattttctaTTTATATTAATTCATAAATTTATAACATCAATCGTAATTTCAAAAATCATATTTAATGTTgatatgaaaaaaaatcaaaatatacAAAAAATGGAAATTTCATGTCGGATTCAAAAAATGGTCGTGTTTTCCGGAATTTTCAAATTTTTATTCCGAATTTAGAAAAATGTCCCTAAAACGAAAAACTTATTTATGGAGATTTTCTTCCAAATCCTTGATCATTTTTGTAGATACGCGAACAACTTGGTATTCACAATCAATTTTCAAATTCATAATGTTTTTTaacttatgatttttttgaattttctaacatttttcaaatccacaaacattttatgtattcatgaacattattTTTAAATACATGAGCATATTTTTTATTGATGAATAATATTTCAATATTCTGAACTTTTTTTAATTCGTGAACACTATTTCAAATCCTCGAGTAATTTGTGGACATTTTTTGACGCCACGAACAAATTTTTATTTTGTCAACATTTTTGAATCCGTGAACTTTCTTTGAAATCATGAGCACTGTGTGAACTTTTTTTCAGATCCGTGAATTTTTTGAATTCGTCAACATTTTCTGAATTTACGATTTTTTAATTCACATATTTTTAATTAGAAACCGACCTAGGTAAAAAAACGACCTTCGAAAAAACCAGGTGCAGAAAAAAAAGACGCATTCCTGGGCGGGCCCACTAACAGGAGGCTGTGAGCGCGCGCGATGGGGGATTCGAGCAGCACAAACAAAAAGCACGGCCGGATGAGGTCATGCGCACGATAGCACGAGCGCTGTGCCGATGTCAGTTTCTTAAAAAAAAAATCACGGTGACAGGTCGTCTACCGGATCCGCCTCGCCGCTCGTTGGCCTAGCCTCGCAAGATTCGCGTCACctccatgatctccatcaccgttcACCGGATCTGCTACCATCGACTCGTCTCGCTGGCCCCGCCTACCGGCCGGCACCACTGTGGCATCGTCGTTCTCCGTCTGGGATCGGATTAGCGACGATTCTCGGCTCTCGGCTTAGCGACGGTAGGAGTTCCATATACACAACTGTATCATCCTTTGGAATGAAAAATCAGTAAATTATCCTGCTTCCGAAGAGCTCTGTCGCATTATACTGTAACCTAAGCACGTATGTAAATTTTTACCTGTGCCAGAAACACTGCAAATTTGAAACAGACAGCGGGATTTCTTTACTCTGGTCAGGTAAGCAAAGGAGGAGTACACATTCGGGGAAACAGTGAAAACACAGCACAGAACAAAACAACCAAACGGCGTACAGAACTGACACTACCCAACAGCCACTGAAGAACTCGTACGTACACACCAGCGTGAACTACACATCTTGCTAATCAGGCGCCGTACTTATAGCTTCCCATGTCCTCCACGATCATGTCCAGGTCCCTGGAGGGCACGGCCATCGACattgcccggcggtggcgccccgCCGGCCTCGCGGGCTGCTGCTCGGAGGCGTCCGCCCCAGCCGCGGCGGGCTTCCGCTGctcgccgacgccgtccgccggcACGTCCTCCAGGCTGGCGAAGTTCTCCGGCAGCGAGAACACACTCTGCGACGCCCTCCTCTGGTGCCTCCCCGGCCTCTGCGACATCTTGAAGAGAAACTACTGAGACTGGGGTCGAGGAGACCTCGCTAGCTCTAGCTACTACTACGATGTGAAGCTACCGCCTGCTTGATTGAATTACACGGCACCACCGATGTATATATAGGCCTGCCCAGCGCACGCTCGTTTGCAATTTGTTTTTCCAATTATTTACGAGCCTGTTCACCAGTACTAACAGCGGTACAATTATTGTAACATGGAGTAGTGATTAAATTTGTGAGCGATCTGGCAGTTCCTGGCTCCAAAGGGCATTGACTTTGTGCGTACGTGCATATCCATGGCGCGCGGAGCTGCATGCATGTGCATGTGCATGCGCATGGCTCCTACCCGCCCCGCGCGTCTGGTTAAGGACTTGCTTGTTGGACGTGGCCATCAATTAAGCATGCGAGCATCTTGATGATTACCAGATTAACGTTCGTCTTTGCTGATGTGGTGCTCTCATCTTTGCAAAGTATAGTCAACTTGGCACGTACTGCTGGCTGCTGCTCCCTTGATTGACATGGCTGGCTGCTCAGTACTGTATGTCCTCCGTACGTTTCGGATGTCGCTAGGAAGCTTCCTACGAGCGTAAACAAATGACACTCATGAGGCGCATGTACAGGAATCTCAGGACCGGGCTCGCCATTTTTATTGGCTTAGTGCTTCACTCATGAGCCGCCCTGACATGATTAGCAGAGAGCCACGTGCAAACCGAAGAGGGAATCAACCATGCAATAACAAAACCAAATCATGCACAGTTATCACAAATCGAACTTATTTTCTTAATTAAACGTCTAAGTTATCACAAAAAATGAGCTGGTACGGATCGGGGGTTCCTTGCTAACGGTTCTATACGGAGATACTAGTAATTATTCCCTTGAATTCCAGCACGACATATATCGTCAGTTCTAGCACCATATAGCATAATGCTCCTACACTGTCTAATAAGTGCTTGTTAattacttcctccgtccgaaaatacttgtcatcaaaatgaataaaaggggatgtatctagatgtatattagttctagatatatccctttttatctattttgatgacaagtattttcggacggagggagtaaccgATTAGAAATTGGTTTGTTCAGTACTGTACCACCATTTCTGTTCCAATAGAATTAGTATTGTTTTTCCAGTTTTTGAGGAAACACATCGTCTCGTTTTGTAGGTGCTACATCTCGAAAGAAACCCCTGATAAAGCTAGCTGGATGTTCTTGCCTacaagaaaacgaaaaaaaaaatgCCGGGCGGTGTTAACTGTCAGCACAGAGACCCGCATGTTAGCAGATTCCGGAACTCGTAGCCCGCGTCCAGTGCAAGCTCACATGGGTCGATCGACTGGGCCATGATACGCTCGTAACCCACACATGAACAAATCATTGCGTTCCTTTTCCTTCCGAATCATATTATGAGCTTTATTTTATCTTATATATATAGGAGTAACTAGTTTTTTTTAAGAAACACCTGCAATTCTATTCATACTAGTAACTATTACATATACACTGATGCTATACACCAGCCGGAAGAGGGGGGTGGATACAGAGAGAGACTCGTTTCAGAGTGCTAGAAATATTAGCACTTATCGATTAATCAAATCCACAAGTAGATAGTAAGCATGGCAAGGAGAGTATGCAACTAACACcgatacctaagcatgtgagcacgtacAGTATATAGAACTAAGACATCTATGAATACATCATATACAGCTAGCACATGAACAAGCAAAAAGGGGATGAACAAATCATATCCTCCGGTTGGCGGGGCAAACGCGACGGCGCGGCAACAACAGCCTCTGCGTAGTCCGCGAGCTTCTTCTTGGCGGCGACGACGGTCATGGAGTCGATGCAGGGTAGTAGTCAAAGCAGAGGGCGAAGACGGGGACAGATCGGGAGCAATCGCGTCGgaacgctccccaaaaacctta from Triticum aestivum cultivar Chinese Spring chromosome 3B, IWGSC CS RefSeq v2.1, whole genome shotgun sequence includes these protein-coding regions:
- the LOC123065894 gene encoding uncharacterized protein codes for the protein MSQRPGRHQRRASQSVFSLPENFASLEDVPADGVGEQRKPAAAGADASEQQPARPAGRHRRAMSMAVPSRDLDMIVEDMGSYKYGA